In the genome of Carassius carassius chromosome 47, fCarCar2.1, whole genome shotgun sequence, one region contains:
- the LOC132130127 gene encoding nectin-3-like protein isoform X1, with protein sequence MVLTMTAHYLRNNPIHPGLDVKVLLVLSFVSGLVYGSQVVVPPKVNAVLGKNVTLSCRVQVDTNLSLTQSSWERKLPSGWVTLAVYNPMFGISIPPEYERRLSFRSPSMRDATIVLEDVGFADIGIYTCKVATFPLGNTQASTTVSVIVEPKVYVSAGSSALIDGGNETTVATCIAERARPPANISWETNLYGTSDAHMQDDANGTTTTQVHYTWKPSRHAQGHTITCVVKHSALQSDFRIPYIINVQFAPDILVLGYDGDWYVGRENVQLKCRAKANPLAQHFRWIRLDGEMPDGVKVVNNSLVFMRPLQKNDSGVYRCEVANDIGLHNRDIRIHVQDPPSTTTMPPTTPVRLLTADISATVPGNKQRALITSPTLAPLPEGSLGTIVGGAVGGALFLLLLLVLGGVYYQRQRRTFRGDYYTKQYHGPSDMQKAPQSHELQQVYSKGSPDTKLKSNQDNGTIYPDKDREEWGDFDRERSPNGRSRALREAGGQINNLNHYNHERGYHSNHPQNFSPARHIQRSSLQPEPHRYAAPQVMSNGSSYLPEDCYDNDYVSHTDGSMISRREWYV encoded by the exons GGCTGGTGTATGGTAGTCAGGTGGTCGTCCCCCCAAAGGTGAACGCTGTGTTGGGAAAGAACGTCACCCTCAGCTGCAGGGTGCAGGTGGACACGAACCTCAGCCTGACACAGAGCTCATGGGAGAGGAAGCTGCCCAGTGGATGGGTGACTCTGGCTGTGTATAACCCCATGTTTGGTATCTCCATCCCACCCGAATATGAGCGACGGCTGTCCTTCCGTTCACCCTCTATGCGCGACGCCACCATCGTGCTGGAAGACGTGGGTTTCGCTGACATCGGCATATACACCTGCAAGGTTGCCACCTTTCCGCTGGGTAACACTCAGGCCTCCACCACTGTCAGCGTTATAG TGGAGCCAAAGGTATATGTCTCAGCCGGATCTTCCGCTCTGATCGATGGCGGCAATGAAACCACAGTGGCCACCTGTATTGCTGAGAGGGCTCGGCCCCCTGCCAACATCTCCTGGGAGACGAATCTGTATGGCACATCTGATGCCCACATGCAGGACGATGCCAACGGCACCACTACAACCCAGGTGCACTACACCTGGAAGCCCTCCCGTCACGCCCAGGGCCACACGATAACATGTGTGGTCAAACACTCTGCTCTACAGAGCGACTTCAGGATACCCTATATCATCAATGTACAGT ttgcTCCAGACATCCTGGTGCTGGGCTATGACGGCGACTGGTATGTTGGCAGGGAGAATGTGCAACTTAAGTGTCGAGCCAAGGCCAACCCGCTTGCCCAGCACTTCAGATGGATCAG GTTGGACGGAGAGATGCCAGACGGAGTGAAGGTGGTGAATAACTCTTTGGTGTTTATGCGACCCTTGCAGAAGAACGATTCTGGGGTTTACAGGTGTGAGGTGGCAAATGACATCGGACTGCACAATCGAGACATTAGAATACATGTTCAGG ATCCTCCCTCAACCACCACCATGCCCCCCACCACCCCTGTGCGCCTCCTAACCGCCGACATCTCTGCCACCGTGCCTGGCAATAAGCAGCGAGCCCTCATCACATCTCCAACCCTGGCGCCTCTGCCGGAGGGGAGTTTAGGCACAATTGTCGGTGGGGCAGTAGGCGGAGCCCTCTTCTTGCTGTTGCTGCTTGTTCTAGGCGGAGTTTATTACCAGCGTCAACGGCGGACGTTCCGTGGCGACTACTACACAAAGCAGTATCACGGCCCCTCGGATATGCAGAAGGCTCCCCAGTCCCATGAGCTGCAGCAAGTCTACAGCAAAGGAAGCCCTGACACCAAACTCAAATCGAACCAGGATAACGGCACCATCTACCCAGATAAGGATCGAGAAGAGTGGGGTGATTTCGACCGAGAGCGATCACCCAATGGTCGCAGCAGAGCTCTGAGGGAAGCAGGTGGTCAAATCAACAACCTTAACCATTACAACCATGAACGTGGCTACCACAGCAACCATCCGCAAAACTTTAGTCCAGCCCGTCATATCCAGAGGAGCTCGCTGCAGCCAGAGCCCCACAGATACGCCGCTCCGCAAGTCATGAGCAATGGCTCCTCCTACCTGCCGGAGGACTGCTACGACAACGACTATGTGTCGCACACGGATGGCTCAATGATCTCCCGGAGGGAGTGGTATGTCTGA